One Primulina huaijiensis isolate GDHJ02 chromosome 5, ASM1229523v2, whole genome shotgun sequence DNA segment encodes these proteins:
- the LOC140976599 gene encoding U-box domain-containing protein 1-like translates to MPSNWQQLKISNIAFQKPSSCHLHNCTKKCEAMGEINPRLMVSTGFLPVGELLESLILVSNEVTLMETIPLLQMKNVTTMVRRIRLLSSLFEEIQEIDKPLPPSSILCLAELNSVIQRVQVLMETCREGSLTWNLMQTEHISHQFYAVVRDMGSALNILPLSLLNLTTDTREQVELLHKQAKRVQLFVDPVEIQRRDELLQLTITYKERNRKDKGFVEFGRTGEILSSIGLRSPSEYEDEISKLTAEAEKQAGTGGLTVVSNINNIIALLSITKSATFQEDEHPQNQEDVKKRKIPLNNRNDISYSHSMLFSIPDEYRCPISLELMKDPVIVTSGHTYDRNSIAQWINSGHHTCPKSGQRLIHMALIPNYAMRSLIHQWCQENNIPMESASSSSYTDQTSNKRRSSETITDHISATKAAVDAVKMTAEFLVGKLATGSAEIQRQAAYEIRLLAKTGTNNRQIIAEAGSIPFLVTLLGSQDSRIQENAITALLNLSIYENNKILIMAAGSIDNIVDILYSGKTMEAKENAAATIFSLTIIDEHKITIGSHPRAIPGLVGLLGEGTTSGKRDAATALFNLALFNVNREKVALAGAIPLLINLLTDDKAGITDDVLAVLTLLMGCTEGLQEMRKSRVLVPLLIDLMRFGSSNGKENSITLLLGLCKDGGEDVARRLLINPRSIPSLQNLAAEGSLKARRKADALLRILNRHCTQSTQITNPVG, encoded by the exons ATGCCCTCCAATTGGCAGCAGCTCAAGATTTCAAACATCGCTTTCCAGAAGCCGTCTTCTTGTCATTTACACAACTGTACAAAAA AATGTGAAGCCATGGGTGAAATCAATCCTCGTCTGATGGTTTCCACAGGATTTCTTCCAGTAGGAGAATTGCTGGAATCGTTGATTCTCGTTTCGAATGAAGTTACATTGATGGAGACTATCCCTTTATTGCAAATGAAAAACGTCACGACAATGGTCAGAAGGATCAGGTTGCTTTCTTCACTTTTTGAAGAGATTCAAGAAATCGATAAACCACTTCCACCTTCTTCAATCTTGTGCCTTGCGGAGCTTAATTCTGTCATTCAAAGAGTCCAAGTTTTGATGGAAACTTGCAGAGAAGGTAGTCTTACGTGGAATCTCATGCAAACGGAACACATCTCGCATCAATTTTATGCTGTAGTAAGAGACATGGGAAGTGCACTTAATATTTTACCTCTGAGCTTGCTTAACTTGACAACAGATACCAGAGAGCAGGTTGAACTTCTTCACAAGCAAGCAAAACGAGTTCAATTGTTTGTCGACCCTGTGGAGATTCAAAGAAGGGATGAGCTTCTTCAACTAACCATCACTTACAAAGAAAGAAATAGAAAGGACAAAGGATTTGTTGAATTCGGAAGAACTGGTGAAATTCTGAGCAGCATTGGTCTGAGAAGTCCTTCGGAATATGAAGATGAGATTTCAAAACTGACTGCAGAAGCTGAAAAGCAAGCAGGCACAGGTGGGTTGACTGTAGTTTCTAATATCAACAACATTATTGCTTTGCTTTCAATCACAAAAAGTGCAACTTTCCAAGAGGATGAACATCCACAGAATCAAGAGGATGTAAAGAAGCGAAAAATACCATTGAATAATCGAAATGATATATCATATTCTCATTCCATGTTGTTCAGCATACCTGATGAATACCGTTGCCCAATTTCACTCGAGTTGATGAAAGACCCTGTCATTGTAACATCAGGACATACTTATGACCGGAATTCAATAGCCCAGTGGATAAATTCAGGGCATCACACATGCCCGAAAAGTGGGCAAAGGTTGATCCACATGGCTCTTATACCAAATTATGCGATGAGAAGTTTGATACACCAATGGTGCCAGGAGAACAACATTCCTATGGAATCTGCTTCTTCCTCTTCGTATACAGATCAAACAAGTAACAAGAGGAGATCAAGTGAGACAATCACTGACCACATTTCAGCAACTAAAGCTGCGGTAGACGCAGTAAAAATGACAGCTGAATTTTTAGTAGGGAAGCTAGCGACAGGATCAGCAGAAATCCAAAGGCAGGCAGCATATGAGATTCGTTTACTAGCAAAAACTGGAACGAATAATCGACAAATAATTGCCGAGGCTGGATCCATTCCATTTCTAGTCACATTGCTAGGATCTCAGGACTCCAGAATCCAGGAAAATGCCATTACAGCCTTACTCAACCTTTCCATATATGAGAACAACAAGATTTTGATTATGGCAGCTGGTTCAATCGATAACATAGTAGATATCCTATACTCTGGGAAAACAATGGAGGCAAAAGAAAATGCGGCAGCAACAATCTTCAGCCTGACTATAATAGATGAACACAAGATAACTATTGGTTCTCATCCAAGAGCAATTCCAGGTCTGGTGGGGCTCCTGGGAGAAGGAACTACATCTGGTAAAAGGGATGCAGCAACAGCACTCTTCAATCTTGCACTTTTTAATGTCAACAGGGAAAAGGTTGCACTGGCAGGGGCAATTCCATTGCTTATAAACCTCTTGACAGATGATAAAGCAGGAATCACGGATGACGTCTTAGCCGTGCTCACCCTTCTTATGGGTTGCACTGAAGGACTTCAAGAGATGAGGAAGAGCAGGGTGTTGGTACCTCTACTTATCGATCTTATGAGATTCGGATCTTCAAATGGAAAGGAGAACTCAATAACATTACTCCTGGGGCTCTGTAAGGATGGAGGAGAGGATGTTGCTCGGAGACTTTTAATAAATCCACGCAGCATTCCCTCTCTTCAAAACTTGGCTGCCGAAGGGTCACTGAAAGCTAGACGAAAGGCCGATGCTCTGCTTAGAATCTTGAACAGACACTGCACTCAGAGCACTCAGATTACAAATCCTGTTGGATGA